Proteins found in one Paenibacillus borealis genomic segment:
- a CDS encoding FUSC family protein, translating into MAFGARILKTGMAVTLALYLSVLFNFASPVGAAIAAIFAMQPSIYRSWRYFLDQIQTSTMGAVIALLGGMLLSNEPIAVGLVCILVIMISMKMNRADTIGLTLVTVISVMEASGQWQFALTRFLLTLTGILSAFIINIAVFPPKPRKQYIQQIENVFTSLSLLLRTAVSHEMKESVFRDEKNSLEGSIKALADKYALFEEEQKQLRRAKYSQTRQMVVYKNLLNSLQKGYQVLEAIDRHYFQAERTERTDELFDRHLEQLIKYHEYILLKFEDKLKPGANDSELLADDNDRFLEAAIHGYDPEKSGQLRLSVVAAAIYDYGYQLDRLDRVADQINRMNTDEKDTAGMNE; encoded by the coding sequence TTGGCTTTTGGTGCCCGCATACTCAAAACAGGAATGGCAGTCACGCTCGCACTTTATCTGTCCGTTCTATTCAATTTCGCTTCCCCTGTCGGTGCGGCCATAGCGGCAATTTTCGCAATGCAGCCATCCATATACAGATCATGGAGGTATTTCCTCGATCAGATTCAGACCAGCACCATGGGGGCTGTTATTGCACTGCTGGGCGGAATGCTGCTGTCCAATGAACCGATTGCGGTCGGGCTGGTATGTATTCTGGTGATTATGATCAGCATGAAAATGAACCGCGCCGATACGATCGGCCTGACGCTGGTTACCGTGATCTCCGTAATGGAGGCATCCGGACAGTGGCAATTCGCGCTTACCCGTTTTCTGCTGACGCTGACCGGTATCCTGTCGGCGTTCATTATTAATATCGCTGTCTTTCCGCCGAAGCCGCGCAAGCAGTACATCCAGCAGATTGAGAATGTGTTCACCAGCCTTTCACTGTTGCTAAGGACTGCGGTATCACATGAAATGAAGGAAAGTGTATTCCGGGATGAGAAGAATAGCCTGGAAGGCTCCATTAAAGCACTGGCTGATAAGTATGCATTGTTCGAAGAGGAGCAGAAACAGCTCAGAAGGGCCAAATACAGTCAGACCAGACAGATGGTGGTGTATAAGAATCTGCTGAATTCTCTGCAGAAGGGATATCAGGTGCTGGAGGCTATAGACCGTCATTACTTCCAGGCAGAGCGCACAGAGCGGACTGATGAGCTGTTTGACCGCCATCTGGAGCAGCTGATTAAATATCATGAGTACATCCTGCTGAAATTCGAGGATAAGCTGAAGCCTGGCGCGAATGATTCCGAACTGCTTGCGGATGACAACGACCGGTTCCTGGAGGCAGCAATCCACGGGTATGATCCAGAGAAATCCGGACAGCTGAGGCTGTCTGTGGTGGCGGCGGCCATTTATGATTACGGCTACCAGCTGGATCGTCTGGATAGGGTTGCTGATCAGATTAACCGGATGAACACAGACGAGAAGGATACCGCCGGCATGAATGAATAA